A part of Clostridia bacterium genomic DNA contains:
- a CDS encoding S-layer homology domain-containing protein — MKNIRICAVIIIIACILNMCTFTAFADNTIDYEQIYMDFAKNADTNYENPLQTTSGLIMADLNRDDVPELFSYSQSVTYYDIEANPIPFGSMNPDKVAYVGYTYWIEDAFSIVDGKVKVGTPWMNSVIHFPHLPDAVLYDYLGCFAPAQHGGAEDCLVISNPVAEGQQVYTVIKYDNGVFICSDAKTFDESFYDVYWFVDLPICSIGYSDDATKQTYTKSEAMETLLQKYSEKVENVNNTSDWAKENVKKAKEIGLMPQEMLYDDLSWNITREEFAGIAITLLEKITNREYQVRGGNPFEDVRNFRYYDYITKAFNASIVSGVSGTEFDPFAEITREQLATMLCRVIKSAGDENYTIENDSLYPLDITGTQSFADDAEISGYAKESVYYMNKLAITQGVGENRFAPQETATKEQAVAFALRIYELYAK, encoded by the coding sequence ATGAAAAATATAAGAATCTGTGCGGTAATAATTATTATTGCATGTATATTAAATATGTGCACATTTACGGCATTTGCGGATAATACAATTGATTACGAACAAATTTACATGGACTTTGCAAAAAATGCGGACACAAACTATGAAAATCCATTACAAACTACAAGTGGATTGATTATGGCGGATTTAAACCGAGACGATGTGCCGGAGTTGTTTTCGTATAGTCAATCCGTTACATACTATGATATAGAGGCCAATCCAATTCCGTTTGGTAGTATGAATCCTGATAAAGTTGCATACGTAGGGTATACCTATTGGATAGAGGATGCTTTTTCTATCGTGGATGGAAAAGTGAAAGTCGGAACACCATGGATGAATTCAGTTATTCATTTTCCGCACCTTCCGGATGCAGTATTGTATGATTATTTAGGGTGCTTTGCTCCCGCGCAACACGGCGGTGCGGAGGATTGCCTTGTTATTTCTAACCCAGTTGCAGAAGGACAGCAGGTTTATACAGTAATCAAATATGATAACGGCGTGTTTATCTGTTCTGATGCCAAAACTTTTGATGAAAGTTTTTACGATGTCTATTGGTTTGTTGATTTGCCGATATGCAGTATTGGATATTCTGATGATGCGACAAAGCAAACATACACAAAAAGTGAAGCTATGGAAACGTTGCTTCAAAAGTATAGCGAAAAAGTTGAAAATGTAAATAATACATCGGATTGGGCAAAAGAGAACGTAAAAAAAGCAAAAGAAATCGGCTTAATGCCACAGGAAATGCTTTATGATGATTTGTCCTGGAATATTACAAGAGAAGAATTTGCAGGCATCGCAATTACTTTGCTGGAAAAAATCACGAACAGAGAATATCAGGTTAGAGGCGGTAATCCGTTTGAAGATGTGAGAAATTTCCGGTATTATGATTATATTACGAAAGCCTTTAACGCTTCTATTGTTTCCGGCGTGTCCGGAACGGAATTTGATCCTTTCGCCGAGATTACACGCGAACAGCTGGCAACTATGCTTTGTCGAGTAATTAAATCTGCAGGTGATGAGAATTATACGATTGAAAACGACAGCTTGTATCCCTTGGATATTACGGGCACCCAAAGCTTTGCAGACGACGCAGAAATTTCGGGTTATGCAAAAGAGTCTGTTTATTATATGAATAAGCTGGCAATTACACAGGGTGTCGGTGAAAATCGTTTCGCACCGCAGGAAACGGCAACCAAAGAGCAGGCGGTTGCATTTGCGTTAAGAATATATGAACTGTATGCGAAATAA
- a CDS encoding helix-turn-helix transcriptional regulator: protein MKLEYKSLYEKFGLNVVYYRKRKKLTQLQLAELVDIDRSHISAIELGNVGVSFDVVFKLCDVLEIKPKELFDFRD, encoded by the coding sequence ATGAAGCTGGAGTACAAAAGTCTATACGAAAAATTTGGACTTAACGTGGTGTATTACAGAAAAAGAAAAAAACTGACCCAATTACAGTTAGCAGAACTGGTAGATATTGACCGGAGTCACATAAGTGCTATAGAGCTTGGAAATGTTGGTGTTTCATTTGATGTAGTGTTTAAACTATGTGATGTTTTGGAAATAAAACCCAAAGAGTTGTTTGATTTTCGGGACTAA
- a CDS encoding YlmC/YmxH family sporulation protein — MHKAADFRQKEVINIKTGQRMGYISDVDIDMNNGSLNSIIIPGGSKFLGVFGKEEDIIIPWNAIRTIGDEVILVDYDALPVRRQAK; from the coding sequence ATGCACAAAGCAGCGGATTTTAGACAAAAAGAAGTGATTAACATCAAAACGGGGCAGAGAATGGGTTATATTTCGGATGTGGATATCGATATGAACAACGGCTCATTAAATTCCATTATCATCCCGGGTGGCAGTAAGTTTTTAGGTGTATTCGGCAAGGAGGAGGATATCATTATCCCCTGGAATGCCATTCGTACCATCGGTGACGAGGTGATTTTGGTGGACTATGATGCTTTGCCCGTAAGAAGACAGGCGAAATAA
- a CDS encoding S-layer homology domain-containing protein — MKKITALLLVVCMLIGLTTGIYAAGEVRITSPSDGQWLDPYNDDIVIKWSKPASGQTCKITIVNVGENKDVIRNKPVSGTSYTIKAGTFGFEEKYKVWVGTFENGEAIGPGSSIIFCTKPKKECIEEASFANIDDGDWVDSTKTIAVRINDFNADLVHRITIKNAKTGEYITQNEIISSRTYNIPAYTLDYEEKYTIWIGTYTSKNLSDAVGKGNSVTVLVNAAELEEASITTPENEAVLPANTDITFKWENLDTWYSITLRDTTTNDLVFERKDINQASYTVDADDLTPGHSYKLWLGTYADERKEKIGIGDTITFSVEELPEEPEEPEIPEEPEIPEEPEIPEEPEPEEEPASFKNTKISMFDEESIEMRYELDDGAYSYVRIRVKSADGNTIHNDKYTKISDAVLLSLQNREEGKYSVSIQLFDAEDNVIDSATETLVYEIEKDEPKEEPAEIQSVKASVNNGTLVIKYTLSNDAFTTFQIDLYDANGEFVDRAYSSKLSGSVEFELGDSEEYTYYAQLLDDNGKVFEEESGKIKQEKKVASGFSVVEKIMLADRIPLGEKIEISGVVGSAYPIQTAVVTITDVADTSDVYAKYTDKNVDSERFDVSEAQSTINKENLGVGTYTLTVQVTDTEGESYTAFQKDFSVYKEAGVYPDVPKTHKNYTAIKALSESGVLSGYEDGTFRPENAVTRGEFVKIICEAFGLSKNGNGQDFDDSKNHWAKPYIQICSSKGLVNGVSATHFAPDETVTYQQMAKIVSILKGWESEAKNLGGWPDGYVRVMIEKELFDNTKVAGRTFTYSAYYDFHATRADVCQIVYNASEKDTNVPELIGKTWTEAELKEFMEDMYGEAMKLAKVNNFNGKCGACVGRQLQAIGVIKTYDGAHGKDTFDKYSAMQETSGGYSVTAFSVNEYSLSEIIEYMDKSNDSGTLTLLALGFQKGSKSETGGQKYGHTLLVYAVIDGVVYFTESDGQKIRTLTIEDFCNKYRQKEVDGKDTYVYEGAVLFTK; from the coding sequence ATGAAAAAAATCACGGCACTACTTTTGGTTGTGTGTATGCTGATTGGATTAACCACCGGCATATATGCAGCAGGCGAAGTAAGAATTACAAGCCCGTCTGACGGACAATGGCTTGACCCATATAACGACGATATCGTTATAAAGTGGTCTAAACCTGCATCGGGACAGACGTGCAAAATCACTATTGTTAATGTTGGCGAAAATAAAGATGTTATTCGCAACAAACCAGTGAGTGGGACATCATATACAATTAAAGCCGGCACATTTGGATTTGAAGAAAAATATAAAGTGTGGGTAGGCACCTTTGAAAACGGTGAAGCAATCGGTCCGGGTAGCAGTATTATTTTCTGCACCAAACCTAAAAAAGAATGCATTGAAGAAGCAAGCTTCGCGAATATAGATGATGGAGATTGGGTAGATTCAACAAAAACAATTGCTGTCCGAATCAATGATTTCAATGCAGATCTGGTGCATCGCATCACGATAAAGAATGCAAAAACCGGTGAATATATCACGCAAAACGAAATTATATCGTCGCGCACATATAACATACCGGCGTATACGTTGGATTATGAAGAAAAATACACAATCTGGATTGGTACATACACAAGCAAGAATCTGAGCGATGCAGTAGGAAAAGGAAATTCTGTGACTGTGCTTGTCAATGCGGCAGAGTTAGAGGAAGCATCCATTACCACTCCGGAAAACGAAGCGGTTTTGCCTGCAAATACCGATATTACATTCAAATGGGAAAATCTGGATACATGGTATAGCATTACGTTACGCGATACGACAACAAACGACCTTGTTTTTGAACGCAAAGATATAAATCAAGCTTCATACACGGTTGATGCGGATGATTTAACACCGGGACACAGTTATAAATTATGGCTTGGAACGTATGCGGATGAGAGAAAAGAAAAAATCGGCATAGGTGATACAATTACATTTTCGGTAGAAGAATTGCCCGAAGAACCCGAAGAACCTGAAATACCCGAAGAACCTGAAATACCCGAAGAACCTGAAATACCCGAAGAACCGGAGCCGGAAGAAGAGCCAGCCTCTTTTAAAAATACAAAAATTTCGATGTTCGATGAAGAGTCTATTGAAATGCGTTATGAATTGGATGATGGTGCATACTCCTATGTTAGAATCCGTGTAAAGTCTGCGGATGGGAACACCATTCATAATGACAAATACACGAAAATTTCTGATGCTGTTTTGCTAAGCCTGCAGAATCGTGAAGAAGGAAAATATTCTGTAAGTATTCAGCTGTTTGATGCAGAGGACAATGTAATAGACAGCGCTACAGAAACCTTAGTTTATGAAATCGAGAAAGATGAACCGAAAGAAGAACCGGCAGAAATACAGTCAGTGAAAGCTTCTGTCAACAATGGTACGTTGGTCATTAAATACACACTTTCTAATGATGCTTTCACAACATTTCAGATTGATTTGTATGACGCGAACGGCGAATTTGTAGACCGTGCATATAGCAGTAAGCTAAGCGGGTCGGTAGAATTTGAACTCGGTGATTCGGAAGAATATACATATTACGCTCAGCTCCTGGATGATAACGGAAAGGTTTTTGAAGAAGAAAGCGGAAAGATAAAGCAAGAGAAAAAAGTAGCGTCCGGCTTCTCTGTCGTAGAGAAAATTATGCTGGCAGACAGAATTCCCTTAGGTGAAAAAATCGAAATTTCCGGTGTTGTAGGGTCGGCGTATCCTATTCAGACTGCAGTAGTTACAATCACTGATGTAGCTGATACAAGTGATGTGTATGCAAAATATACAGACAAAAATGTAGACAGTGAGCGTTTTGACGTTTCGGAAGCGCAGAGTACGATAAATAAAGAAAATCTGGGCGTTGGTACATACACTTTAACCGTACAAGTGACAGATACCGAAGGGGAATCGTACACAGCGTTCCAAAAAGACTTTTCTGTTTATAAGGAGGCAGGCGTATATCCTGATGTGCCGAAAACACATAAGAATTACACCGCAATCAAAGCGTTGTCTGAGTCTGGTGTGCTTAGCGGATACGAGGATGGTACTTTCAGACCGGAAAATGCGGTTACACGAGGCGAATTTGTAAAAATTATTTGTGAAGCATTTGGTTTAAGCAAAAACGGTAACGGACAAGATTTTGATGATTCTAAAAATCATTGGGCAAAGCCGTATATCCAGATTTGCTCTTCTAAAGGATTGGTTAATGGTGTGAGCGCAACACATTTTGCGCCCGATGAAACGGTTACCTATCAGCAAATGGCAAAAATTGTTTCCATTTTAAAGGGGTGGGAAAGTGAAGCAAAGAACTTAGGCGGATGGCCGGATGGCTATGTAAGGGTTATGATTGAAAAAGAACTCTTTGACAATACCAAAGTTGCCGGAAGAACTTTTACATATTCTGCATACTATGACTTCCACGCAACCCGTGCCGACGTTTGTCAGATTGTGTATAATGCAAGTGAAAAAGATACGAATGTACCGGAACTTATCGGTAAAACATGGACGGAAGCAGAATTGAAAGAATTTATGGAAGATATGTACGGCGAAGCAATGAAATTGGCAAAGGTTAATAATTTTAATGGGAAATGTGGTGCTTGTGTCGGAAGACAGCTTCAGGCTATTGGTGTGATCAAAACGTATGATGGTGCGCATGGTAAAGATACATTTGATAAATATAGTGCTATGCAGGAAACAAGCGGAGGGTATAGTGTTACGGCTTTTTCAGTCAATGAATATTCTTTAAGCGAAATAATAGAATACATGGACAAGTCAAATGACTCAGGAACACTTACTCTTTTAGCACTAGGATTTCAGAAAGGATCGAAAAGCGAGACAGGGGGACAGAAGTACGGACATACGTTGCTAGTGTATGCTGTTATTGATGGAGTAGTTTACTTTACGGAGTCAGATGGACAAAAGATACGTACATTAACAATTGAAGATTTTTGCAATAAATATAGGCAGAAAGAAGTGGACGGTAAAGATACTTATGTGTATGAAGGTGCGGTTCTGTTTACAAAATAA
- a CDS encoding UvrD-helicase domain-containing protein: MAKVNWTEDQLCAIRHKEGNMLVAAAAGSGKTAVLVERVIRLLDETDIDKMLVVTFTNAAAANMKQGIHKALTQKLEETDDASAKEHYARQLSLLPGANITTMHAFCSKFVREHFDALKLPPSIALGDVTALKLMLSESADEAIAQNFEENDPDFLAFAKETVTKTNDGILSEMVLKLYDFLMAQPDPKGFLRDTLETYETKNAEKLLKNPALAAKMRILCDKLVRVAKQNISIMQEEYAEFIYAHVYFEQDLDFAQKIYACEGNLATIENLLDTEKLPSARLAKKDVPTEISDIFKEMHGVFKATLKKIADTAHDYNLQSLTEFLALQTPQIRALCNLTEKTIAIYTKKKRDLDLLDFDDLEHLTIELLYEDGNLSPLAYSAAKGFSYLIVDEYQDTNLVQETILNALSCDRDKLFMVGDIKQSIYGFRNTAPDLFMHKSERYSASDGGLAVHLNANFRSRKCVLRFANFLFAQLMSLNCGGSMYGDQESLKHKGSFPETDEATEFYILKDPLFSKNLIDGEALFCAQKIHEMVKSGFLVSEKDGSMRPVEYRDFAILSRSMRGVAQTFYDTLTACGIPVYCDALGESFLESMEIQSLLAFLRAFDNPLQDIFLLSAFLSPVFGTPDYDLVVRIRQTAPKKSLYHCMQHYPATEPGAERVQEFLAFLHKYRKLALRLSVADLLSAFLTETNYRAYILSLHGGAERLSNVRYLETLASGNFPGAETGGLYAFISYLEKHDTYKSDFSGPKILPENANMVQLTTIHKSKGLEYPIVFLVATGKEFVRSSAERIHAHSHIGFGMHYRNAQKNMQMHSPVVKLITEAKEMEEKSEELRVLYVALTRAKEKTIVLGSIKDGNSRPKKYASYAESIPESQVALDEDVIFSGRSFLEWMLYATERYQTSEKYPLERIFVNKIEMTVAESVATSDLEPLPPTDEINKAFSYTYPYMAHANVYSKVSVTELKRMLEQTESDTYYPYKGDAQKVSFETDDTAKNRGTLTHFVLERLDFSNPDVEKTVETLLQNGEITEEEAFLVDKEVLRRFISTPLCKQIQQADFVEKELSFTIFVDSAMLNPEASGCPVQLQGTMDLIFEAENVLYIVDFKTDKITDSNRQQKIDSYRKQINFYKMGAVKLYPKRQVKGILVFLNEENGIYEV; the protein is encoded by the coding sequence ATGGCGAAAGTAAACTGGACTGAGGATCAGCTTTGTGCAATCCGTCATAAAGAGGGCAACATGCTGGTTGCAGCAGCGGCAGGCTCGGGCAAAACGGCAGTTCTGGTTGAGCGCGTAATTCGTCTTTTAGACGAAACAGACATTGACAAAATGCTTGTTGTAACCTTTACCAATGCGGCAGCGGCAAACATGAAGCAGGGCATTCACAAGGCGCTGACCCAAAAGTTAGAGGAAACCGATGATGCGTCTGCCAAAGAGCATTATGCCCGTCAGCTTTCTCTGCTTCCCGGGGCAAACATTACCACCATGCACGCCTTTTGCTCCAAATTTGTGCGGGAGCATTTTGATGCGTTAAAGCTTCCGCCTTCCATTGCGTTAGGAGACGTAACCGCCCTTAAGCTGATGCTGAGTGAATCCGCTGATGAAGCGATTGCGCAAAACTTTGAAGAAAATGACCCGGATTTTCTGGCATTTGCCAAAGAGACGGTTACCAAAACCAACGACGGCATTTTGTCTGAGATGGTTTTAAAGCTGTATGACTTTTTAATGGCACAGCCCGACCCGAAGGGCTTTTTGCGGGACACTTTAGAAACCTACGAAACAAAAAATGCAGAAAAACTGTTAAAAAATCCTGCTCTGGCGGCAAAAATGCGTATTCTTTGCGACAAGCTGGTGCGTGTAGCAAAGCAAAACATAAGCATTATGCAGGAAGAATATGCCGAATTTATTTATGCGCATGTGTATTTTGAGCAGGATCTGGATTTTGCCCAAAAAATATATGCCTGCGAAGGAAATCTTGCCACTATAGAGAATTTACTGGACACCGAAAAGCTTCCCTCGGCAAGGCTTGCCAAAAAGGATGTACCCACCGAAATCTCGGACATTTTTAAAGAGATGCACGGTGTGTTCAAGGCGACTTTGAAAAAGATTGCAGACACGGCGCACGACTATAACTTACAATCCCTTACGGAATTTTTAGCGCTACAGACACCGCAAATCCGTGCTCTTTGTAATCTGACAGAAAAAACCATTGCTATTTACACAAAGAAAAAACGCGACCTGGATTTGCTGGATTTTGACGATTTAGAGCATCTGACCATTGAATTGCTTTATGAAGACGGCAACCTTTCACCGCTTGCCTATTCTGCGGCAAAAGGTTTTTCCTATCTGATTGTGGACGAGTATCAGGACACAAACTTAGTACAGGAGACCATTTTAAACGCCCTGTCCTGCGACAGAGACAAGCTGTTTATGGTAGGTGACATCAAGCAAAGCATTTACGGCTTCCGTAACACCGCCCCCGATTTGTTTATGCATAAAAGTGAGCGGTACAGTGCAAGCGACGGCGGTTTGGCTGTGCATTTAAATGCCAATTTCCGCAGTCGCAAATGCGTGCTTCGGTTTGCAAACTTTTTGTTTGCCCAGCTGATGAGCTTAAACTGCGGCGGCAGTATGTACGGCGATCAGGAATCCTTAAAGCACAAAGGAAGCTTTCCGGAAACGGATGAAGCTACCGAGTTTTACATTTTAAAAGACCCGCTGTTTTCCAAAAATCTTATAGACGGCGAAGCGCTGTTTTGTGCGCAAAAAATCCATGAAATGGTAAAGAGCGGTTTCCTTGTTTCGGAAAAGGACGGCAGTATGCGCCCCGTCGAATACAGGGATTTTGCCATTTTATCCCGCAGTATGCGCGGTGTGGCACAAACCTTTTACGACACCTTAACCGCCTGCGGTATCCCCGTGTATTGCGACGCTTTGGGCGAAAGCTTTTTAGAGAGCATGGAAATTCAAAGCCTTTTGGCTTTCCTTCGTGCCTTTGATAATCCTCTGCAGGACATTTTCCTGCTGTCGGCGTTTTTAAGCCCGGTATTCGGCACGCCCGACTACGATCTGGTGGTACGCATCCGCCAAACAGCACCGAAAAAAAGCCTTTACCATTGTATGCAACACTACCCTGCCACCGAGCCGGGTGCTGAACGGGTACAGGAATTTTTAGCATTTTTACACAAATACAGAAAGCTTGCGCTACGGTTATCGGTTGCGGATTTACTTTCCGCCTTTTTAACCGAGACCAATTACCGTGCATACATTCTGTCTCTGCACGGCGGTGCGGAGCGTCTTTCCAATGTACGCTACTTAGAAACGCTTGCCTCGGGCAATTTCCCGGGGGCAGAGACAGGTGGTCTGTATGCGTTTATCAGCTATCTGGAAAAGCATGACACATATAAAAGCGACTTCTCAGGTCCGAAAATTCTGCCTGAAAACGCAAATATGGTTCAGCTGACCACCATTCACAAGAGTAAGGGTTTAGAGTACCCCATTGTATTTTTGGTGGCTACGGGAAAAGAATTTGTACGAAGCAGCGCAGAGCGGATTCATGCCCACAGCCATATCGGCTTTGGTATGCATTATCGGAATGCGCAAAAAAATATGCAGATGCACTCGCCCGTGGTGAAGCTGATTACCGAAGCAAAGGAAATGGAAGAAAAATCCGAAGAGCTTCGGGTGCTTTATGTTGCCTTAACCCGTGCAAAAGAGAAAACCATTGTGCTGGGCAGTATAAAAGACGGCAACAGCCGTCCCAAGAAATATGCAAGCTACGCTGAAAGCATACCCGAATCGCAGGTCGCTTTAGATGAGGATGTGATTTTCTCGGGCAGAAGCTTTTTAGAGTGGATGCTGTATGCTACCGAACGGTATCAGACCTCCGAAAAATACCCCTTAGAGCGTATTTTTGTAAACAAAATTGAAATGACTGTTGCAGAGTCTGTTGCGACTTCCGACTTAGAGCCGTTACCGCCTACAGACGAAATCAACAAAGCCTTTTCCTACACATATCCGTATATGGCACATGCAAACGTATACTCTAAAGTCAGCGTAACCGAATTGAAACGGATGCTGGAGCAGACCGAAAGTGATACGTATTATCCGTACAAAGGGGATGCACAAAAGGTATCCTTTGAAACAGATGATACCGCCAAAAACCGCGGTACACTCACCCACTTTGTTTTAGAAAGACTGGACTTTTCTAATCCCGATGTAGAAAAAACCGTAGAAACGTTATTGCAAAACGGTGAAATTACGGAAGAGGAAGCCTTTCTTGTGGATAAAGAGGTGTTACGACGTTTTATAAGCACACCGCTCTGTAAGCAAATCCAACAGGCAGATTTTGTGGAAAAGGAGCTGTCCTTTACCATTTTTGTGGACAGCGCGATGCTAAATCCCGAGGCAAGCGGATGCCCCGTACAGCTTCAGGGTACCATGGACCTGATTTTTGAGGCAGAGAATGTGCTTTACATTGTGGATTTCAAGACGGACAAAATTACCGATTCGAACCGTCAGCAAAAGATTGACTCCTACCGGAAGCAGATTAATTTCTACAAGATGGGGGCAGTAAAGCTATATCCCAAACGGCAGGTAAAAGGAATCTTAGTCTTCTTAAATGAGGAAAACGGCATTTATGAAGTATAA